CTTCCATTTCTTCCCATTTTAATTCTTTCACCTTCATTTTCTAAAAGCCAAATTAAAGCTTCACCAAGTTTTTTTGAATTTTTAGGTGGAACAAGAATTCCTGTTTCTTTATTTTTTACTATTTCAGGTATTGCGCAATGGTTAAAAGCAACTACAGGTTTACCGCAAGCTTGAGCTTCAGCTAAAGGAAGCCCAAAACCTTCCCATAAGCTTGGAAAACAAAAAACATCGCAAGCTGCATAACATAAAGGCAACTCGTTTTCAGATGCATATCCAACAAATATTAAGGCTTGTTTAACTTTTTCATTTAAAATTTTTTCTATTCTTGGAAAATCGTATCTTGAAGCACCTACAATCATTAATTTAGCTTTAGGAATTTGTTTTAAAACATGATTAAAAGCTTCAATAAGGAATTGGAGTCCTTTATAAGGGACTAATCTTCCAACAAATAGCACTATTGAATCTTGAATTTTAAATTTCTCTTTTATAATGGAGCCATTAATGTTTGGATTAAATTTTTGTATATCTACCCCATTATAAACTACATGAATTTTTGATGAATCAATAAAATATTTTTTCTTTAATTCATTTTTAAGAAATTTACTTACAGTTATTATTTTATCAATTTTATTTCCTCTTAAAGAAAAAAATGTTCCTAAATTATGATCTATCATTTTAATTTTTTGTTTTGGGTTTACCCAGTATTTTATAGGTGCAAAACCATGATATGTAAATACATGAGGCGATTTATAAAAGGTTTTTAAATAATTTCCAACGAAGATATCAGGGTGATATTGAGTGTGAATTAAATCAAAATTTTTAATTTTTCCGCAAGCAATCATAAATGTGAAATGTCTAATAAATGGAATATTCTCTAAAGAAGTTTTAACTTTAATTACTGGAATATTATTTAATTTAACTTCAGAAAACCTTGTAAAAATAAATACTTCATGACCAAGCTTTATCATTCTTTTAGCTAATTCTTTTATATGATTTGTTTGTCCAGAACCTGCGAGAAGAGAGCTTCTAACTATGGCGATTTTCATTTTATTTAATTATAAATCTTTATTAAATAAGATTTTAATTTTCTAAATGTTTCAGCCTCCTCTTTTATTTTAGCTTCAGCTTCATCATTAGATAGGCTTGAAGCTTCTTTAATAAAGAACGCTACTTTCCCAAGCCATGCTGAATAAAAAGCTTTTAAAACGCTTAAAGAATCAAATTTTTCATTTAAATAATTAACTGTTAAAGAGTAAGCTATTTTCGCCCAGTTTTCATCTTCTAAATTCAGCTTTAATAAGTTTTTTAATAGCTTTTTTTCAAGAAGCTTTTTAAGAGTTAAAAAATTTTCTTTAACTTCTTTTTTAAATCTTATTTTTTGAGTTTTAAAGTTTAATGGTAAAGCTTCAGGTTGCGGAAAAGGAAAATTTTCTTTTATTAAAATAGGCTTTAAAGGCTTTTTGATTTTCCACCAAAAATCTTTATATCGCTTTATGCAATCAAGCATTGAACCGGCCACTTCGATAAACATATTTTTAAGATGCACGCTTGGATCTTTAGCTTCATGAAGCTTTGATCCTAAGAAAACTTCATAAACTTTATATCCTTTAGCTATAGCTGAGTGCGTAATAAAAATATCTATACCAAAACGTTGAGTAAAATTGGTTTTCCAAAGCGGGTTTTGAAGTAAATCCTTTATTAAGCTTTTTGAAAAAGCAAAATCGCCTCCAATAGGCTGCCTTATATCACATTCATAAACGCCTTTAGTGAATGGGTAACATAAATGATTTGTAATATTGCCGTCAAATTTATCTCTAATATAAAATGGTGCAGTTAAATCTCCATTTTTATTTATAATAGAGTTGAATAAAACTTTAATCCACTCTGGTTTTACACTTCTTAAATCTGAGTCTAAAATAATTACTGAATCTGAATTAAGGTTTATAGACGCCTCCATTATAGCTTTAACAGCTGAACCTTTCCCAGAAACCCCTTTATATTTACCTAAAATTAAGTTAATTTTGCTTGGAAGCTTAAAAGCTTTAACTACATTTAAAGTTCCATCGTTTGATCCTCCATCAGAAACAAAAATTGTAAAAGAAAAGTTTGGAAAATAATTTATAAGACCTAAAGCAGATTGATAAATTACATAATTTATAGTTGATGCACAATTGTAAGATGGTATACCTATTAAAAGATTAGTTTGTTTAATTTTATTAAGTTGTTTCTCCAAATTTTTAGTTAATGAAGATTTAATAACATTCATATTTTTACTACACCATTTTTGCTTAAAAGCTCAAGAGTGTAAGCAACCGCTTTTCTTCTTAAAAAGTTTTGAAATTTTTGTCCTTCTAAAGTTTTTGTTAAATTTATCCATGGAGACGTTTTCTTCACAGGTTTAACTCCGTGATTTAGCATAGTTAATTCTTTACGTAAAATTTCAGAATATTGAGATACTCTTTCTTTATCGCCTTTAATATCTTTATAAAATGTTCGTTTAACTTTATGGTTAACTTCAGTTTTCACTTCAGCTTTATCATATAAACTCTGAGAAGCCTCAATAATTTTATAAGCTTCTTGAAGATATTCCTTAACAATTTCTTCTTTATTAATTTTATAATCTTTAAATTCATACAAAATAAGGGAAGTTATTTCTTTAACCATTTCCCTCATTGCTTCTTCGTTTCGAGGAAAATGCTGAAACAAACTTAAATCTACTTCAACAATTTTATCAAGCATTTTTCTTTTCCATAATTCAATTAAAATACCTGCTTCTACGCTGTAATTCGCTGGAAAACTTAATGACTCTATAAGGCTTTTTTTTCCAGCATACTCTCCTGAAAGCGGATACTTAAGCTTATCTAAATCCGCTAAAACTCCTTTTTTACTTAAAACTTTTAATAAAGGAATTAAAAATAACCGTGTAACTCTTCCCCCAATTTTATAGAAACCTTTTTCTGGAGCATCTATATTTATGGATAACCTTGTGTAATAAGCTTTAGTTAATTCAACCTTAATTTTTTCATCTTTAAATGTTTTTAAAAGAGGTTTAATTAAAGAGGCTATTTGCCATTCCTCAAGATTTTTTATATCACTATCTAAAAAAACTATTATATCACCTGATGAAATTCCAACCCCAAGCCAAAGGGCTGCACCTTTACCAGCAGGAAAGGCTTCAGGTAAAATATTTAATTGTTTTATAATCGTGTTTACTTGAGAATCCAATTGATGAATTACTTTAAATACAAAATCATAAAGGCCTAGCTTAGCTTTATCTTTTAAAGCTGGAAACTTATTTAACATATTTACTTGATCATGAAAGAGAGTCATTTTTCTATAAGCTGATAACACTAAACGCTTTACTAAAGATTCATCAATCTCCATTTTTTTAGTTCTGCTTCCATCAACAATAATTACTTCATCAATTAATCCTTTAGACAAAAGTTGATCAAGAATAATTAATTCATTCCTTATAACTTCATATCTATAACCATAAAGGTCTTCTGGTGTTGTTAGAAAGGTTGGAATTACAACTGAAATATTTATTGGGCGGATAAAATTATATTCATCTTTTATAAGAGTTGAGCGCTTAAGTTTTAAAGCTTCTTCAGTAACGCTTAACCGTTTTCTATAAGCAATTTTCTCTATAAACCTATAAAAGCTTTTTTTAAAAAGTTTCACATTCAATTTACCACTAGTAAATTAAACTTTTATAAAATAAAAATGTAATGTTCGAATCAAAAGAAATAAGTTCTTTTATTAAATTTCGCTTTAAAAATTCTATATTATTAATTAATATTTAATAAAACATGGAGATTTCCTTTTTATTAAATGAAGTTAAAGTAAAAAGGTGATAAAAATGAAGAGAATTGGAATTGTTCATTATACTGCTCCAGAAAAAGAAGTTGGAGGAGTAGAAGTAGTTATAGATGCGCATGCACGTCACTTAAGTAAGAGAGGATTTGAAGTTTACTTGATTTATGGTAAAGGTGGAGGGTTGAATTATGAAAATTTAGTTGAGTATGAAGCGCCTTTGCTTTCACCTACGCATCCTTTAATAGAGAAAGTTCAAAGCGAAATTTTAAAAGAACAAAAAGAAACTTTAAATTTTAAAGAATTAAAAAACAATATTAAAGAAGAGTTATTTAAATTAATTTCTAAATTAAATGTTTGCATAATTCATAATATTCCATCTATGCATTTTAATTTTGCAGTTACAGCGGCTATAAACGAGTTGGTTGATGAATTAAAAAAAGTTAAGTTTATTTTTTGGCTTCATGATAGCATATTGTTTAGAAGCGAATTTAAAAATGAAGTTGAAAGTTTTCCATTTACTCTTTTACATTATAAAAATCCTAAAGTAATTTATGTTACTCCAACAAGAGTTAGAGCAAACCAGTTTGCGCAATTACCTGAAAAATATAAAATTCAAGAAATTCATGTTATTTCAAATGGAGTTGATGTAGAAGAATATGTTAAAATAGATGAGGTTACAAAGCTGCTTATGAAAAAGCTTGGTTTATCTTTTGAAGATTATATTCTAGTTACTCCAGTGCGGGTTACACCGAGAAAAAACATAGAGCTGGCAATTTTTGTAGTTGATGAATTAAAGCATTTAATGGGTTTATCGAAAATTGTTAAGCTTTTGATAACTGGGCCTCCAGATCATCAAGCGCGAAAAATGGGAATAGCATATTGGGATTATCTTCAAGAGTTAATTGCAAAAAGAAATCTTCAAGAAAACATAATTTTCTGTCATAATATTATTGCTCAAAGAAGAGAATATGAAAATGGAGAGATAAAAAAATGGAGTGTTGCAGATGTTTATAATGTAGCTGATTTAATTTTTATTCCAAGCAAAGAGGAAGGTTTTGGGTTACCTGTAATAGAGGCGGGCGCCTCTAGAAAACCAATATTTTGCTCTAGAATTCCACCCTTTCAAGAGCTTATAAGAGACGATATAGAAGGTTATATGTTTGATTTAAATGATGATCCGAAAAGCATAGCGTTTAGAATCTATAGGGAATTTTTAACAGATAAAGTGGAAACAAACTTTAATAATGTTATAAAAAGGTTTAGCTGGGATAATATAATAGAAAAAAAGATTATTCCCATTCTTTAAAAAAACGGTTAAAAACTAAGCTTTCTTCAAGAAACTTTATTGCTTCTTGAAAACTTGAAACTATTTTATGAGCTTTCTCTTTTAACGCTAAACTTTTAGGTTTATAAGCTATAGCGATATTCGCTCCTGTAAAAGCGCATAAATCTGGGTCGCTGTCGCCTATGCAAATGGAAACACCATTAAAAAAGCGTTTAAGTTTATTTAAATACCATAGCTTACATACAGCAAATTCTCTGCATCCTTGAATCTTCATGCAATGCTGTTTAGTTAAAACTTTACCTGTAGCCCTATCTCTTTTAAACTCAAGAATGTTTCCATAAACTTTATTTATACCAAGTCTTTTAGCCAGGTTTTCTCCAAGAAATTGAAAAGAATCTGTTGCAATAGCTACGATAAATCCTTGATTTTTAAGGTAATTTATAAATTGCTCTGCATTAGGTTCCAGGGGTATTGAAGAGAAAATTTCTTCAAGTTCCCTTTTTCTTTTACCAGCTAAAAGTTTAGCTATTTGCTCAGTTACCTTATATGCAGGAACTTTTAAAGCCCATTTATTTATTTCTTTAAGCTCTTGAGTAAAACCTAGTGTGGAGCATAAAACATCGATAGATCGTTTTGATAAAATTGTTCCATCCATATCTATAATAGCCACGCCTGTTAAATTATTCATTTCCATAATCATATTTAAGTGGTAAAGCTTAAATATAAATTTAGATTATGAATAAAAGTAGGGGGAAATTGATGAGTTTTATTCCAGAATTATGGGTTAAATTTATTGATTCAATAGTTGAGCTTCTTCCTAAAATTGCTGGTGCAATAATTGTATTAATTATAGGGTGGGTTTCTGGAAGAGCGTTTGGAAAATTAGCCTTAAAAATTACTGAAAAAACTGGTGTGAGCAAAGTTTTAAGAAAAACAATTGTTGGAAGAGCTTTAGAAAGCTCAGGTGTTACTATGAGCAAATTCTTCGACATTCTCATTAGATGGTTTATATACTTAATCGCAATTTTAGCAGCTGTAGATATTTTAAAAATAGAGGCTTTAAGCAAAATTATAGGGTTAATTGTTCAGTATCTTCCAAGCTTTTTAGCTGGAATAGTAATCTTGCTTGCTGGTTTAGTTATCGCTGATTTTATTGGTGATGCTGTAGCAGCTATTGGAAGAGAAGCGAAAATAGAGTTTGCAGGTTTTCTATCAATTATAACAAGATCAGTATTATATTTTGTTGTAATAATAATAGCTTTAACTGTAATGAAGATCGACGTATCTCTTTTATACATGTTTGCTAATGCTTTAGCTTGGGGAATAGCAATTGGCGTTGGAGCAGCATTAGGAATAGCGTTAGGTTTAGGGCTTAAAGATTACGTTTCTAAAAACGCTGAAAAATGGTTGAAAGGATTCGCAGAAACAACTAAAAAAACTGAAGATTTTTGGAGTTGGTATACTAGAAGAGAAAAAGAAGAATCTCAGTAAAAGTTTTCGCTCTTATTGCTTTTAAATTTAATATATAGAGGGCTATCGATATTTTTGAGTAAAGCACTCTCATTTATAACAACTTTAAGTTTAATTAAGCTTAATTATCTAGTTATATTTATATATGAGCTTATTAATTAGCTTTAATTGAAGATAAAATTGGTTAAATTAAAGGCTAGAGAAGGCGATTTTCTTTTAACAATAGATAAACTCTTCTTTGATGTTAAAGGCTATTTACATCCCCCTGATCGAATAATAAGCTTTATTCGTTATTATCCAAGCAAAAGAGGAGAAAGAATCGTTAATAAAGAAAAATACGCGAAAATTTACGAGTTAAAAAAAAGATTTAAATTTCTTAAGAAAAAATATCCAATTTACATTTATTATGATGGCGTTTTCCACTCTATAATACAGGGCGTTCCAATAAATATGGTTAAGAAGCTTTATAATCCTAAAGAAAAAGTTAAGGAATTAATGAAAAACAACAAATTTAAAGTTGAAAGTGAAGCATTAAATTTAATTCAAGCTTTAGGTAAAGAAGCTAATCAAGAAATAAATAGATTCGGGGTTACAGGCTCAATTTTAGTAAATTTATTTACAAATGATTCAGATTTAGATGTGATTGTTTATGGATTTAAAGCAGCTGTTAAAGTTTATGAAGCTTTAAGAAAGTTAATTCAAGAAAGAAAAGAGTTTAAACCATGCGATAAAAAAGAATTATATAAAATTTATTTAGCTAGAGGAATGAATAAAGCTTTAAGCTTTAAAGATTTTTATGAAAATGAGAAGAACAAGATTCTTCAAGGAAAATTTCATGAAAAAAACTATTTCATAAGATGCGTTAAAGACTGGAATGAAGTAAAAGAAGCTTATGGAGATGAAATCTATTATCCAATTGGATTAAGCAAAATTAAAGCTATAGTGATTAATAACGAAGAAAGCATTTTAACACCTTGTAAATATGAAGTTTCTAATATTAAAGTTTTATCTGGAAGAAAAGCATTAATAAAGGAGATCGTATCTTTTAGAGGAAGATTCTGTGAGGCAGCTTCTATTGGAGATAAAATAATTGCTAGAGGCAAGCTTGAGAAAGTAATAAATGCGAAAGACAATAGTGAATTTCACCGTTTAATTTTAGGAGAAAACTCTAAAGACTTCCTAATTGTTAAGGAGAAAAGTAAAACTTGAGAAGATTTAGAGATAGAGATTATATTAAAACTTTTGATGAGTTATATTTTACAGTTTTAGGAAATACACATCCAAAAGATAAAGTTATAGCTTATTTAAAATATGCGCCATCGAAAAAAGGTATTTGGGGTAAATATCCTCACCTTTATGATAGACCAATTAAGGAATATACGATTCATAACATTAAAAAAATGATGAATTTCTTAAAAAAGAATTACCCGCATTATATTCATAAAATTTTTAATATAGATTTCTCAGCTGTACCATGCGAAAGCATAATGACTCATTATAAACCTGAAGAAAAACTTCAACAATTAATAAAATTAAATGTTAAAGATGAGCTCCAAAAGAAAGTTGTTGAGTTAGCTTTAACTTTATCTAAAGAGAGTAAAGTAGAGATTAAAGATTTTGGGGTAACAGGTTCTATACTAATTGATTTACATAAATTGAATTTTTCTGATATAGATTTGACAGTTTATGGAAAAGAAAACAGTTTAGCTGTTAAAAAAGCTTTAAAGAACATTTACTCTAAAGAAGGTGAAATTCAAAAGTTTTCTATTAAAGATTTTGAAGAATGGTATAAAATAAAAGGACGCCTTTACCCATTAACGCTTAAAGAAGCTTTAACTCTTTTTGAGAAAGCTTGGAATAAAGGAAAATTTAAAGAAACACCTTTTTCAATTCACCCTATTAAAATTGAAAGCGAGATTAAAGAAGATTACTATAAAAGACAGTATTTTCCAATATCTTTAGTTGCAGGTAAAGCAAAAATTATTGATGCAAGCGAATCAATTTTTATGCCTGGGAAATACAAAGTTGAATGCAAATTAAAGAGAGAAGTGAAAGTAAATGAAATTGTAACTTTCGAAGGGTTTTATGCTGGAGTAGCTGAAGAAGGAGAAGAAATTTTATTTAAAGGAAAATTAGAAAAAGTGGAAGATAAAAACAAAAATGAAAGTTACTTTAGAATCGTTGTAGGTTCGCTTGAAGCTAAAGGAGAAGATTACATAAAGATTGTTAAGGATTAGATTCTAAAGCTTCTTTTAAGTTTATTTGAATAGGGCCCAATTTTCCACCAAAGTTAACTGCACTTATTTTTTTAACTCCTTTAACCTGAGCTGCAGCTTTAATTCCAGCAGCGGTAGCTTTCTTTACAATTTTTGTTGTAACACCATTAAACACTATTTCGTAAACGCTGTTAACGCCTTCAGGAACTTTACTATCTTCAATTAAGCTTTTTAAAGCTGGACAGTAAGGATGATTTGTTGAAGCTGGAAGCTTATATTTTCTAGCACCAACCTTAGATCCGGACCTGCATATTCCACCTGGAAAAGGAAGAATTACACCCTCAATCTTTTGAATAGCTTCAACAGCTTTTTCAGCAGCTTCTAAAGCAGCCTTCCTATTTTCAGCCATTATAAGAAAATTTCCTCCAGCTGCACATCTTCTAACCCCAAACCTATCTTCTATAATAAATTCGCCCTCCATCACTGGAATTCTCCAAATTTTTCTTTCAGCTAAAACATCACTTTTTTCAAACCCATCTCCAAACAGTTTAA
This is a stretch of genomic DNA from Candidatus Bathyarchaeota archaeon. It encodes these proteins:
- a CDS encoding glycosyltransferase family 4 protein translates to MKIAIVRSSLLAGSGQTNHIKELAKRMIKLGHEVFIFTRFSEVKLNNIPVIKVKTSLENIPFIRHFTFMIACGKIKNFDLIHTQYHPDIFVGNYLKTFYKSPHVFTYHGFAPIKYWVNPKQKIKMIDHNLGTFFSLRGNKIDKIITVSKFLKNELKKKYFIDSSKIHVVYNGVDIQKFNPNINGSIIKEKFKIQDSIVLFVGRLVPYKGLQFLIEAFNHVLKQIPKAKLMIVGASRYDFPRIEKILNEKVKQALIFVGYASENELPLCYAACDVFCFPSLWEGFGLPLAEAQACGKPVVAFNHCAIPEIVKNKETGILVPPKNSKKLGEALIWLLENEGERIKMGRNGRKHIEKFFNWDKAVKETLLIYESIIKKNFGI
- a CDS encoding glycosyltransferase, translating into MNVIKSSLTKNLEKQLNKIKQTNLLIGIPSYNCASTINYVIYQSALGLINYFPNFSFTIFVSDGGSNDGTLNVVKAFKLPSKINLILGKYKGVSGKGSAVKAIMEASINLNSDSVIILDSDLRSVKPEWIKVLFNSIINKNGDLTAPFYIRDKFDGNITNHLCYPFTKGVYECDIRQPIGGDFAFSKSLIKDLLQNPLWKTNFTQRFGIDIFITHSAIAKGYKVYEVFLGSKLHEAKDPSVHLKNMFIEVAGSMLDCIKRYKDFWWKIKKPLKPILIKENFPFPQPEALPLNFKTQKIRFKKEVKENFLTLKKLLEKKLLKNLLKLNLEDENWAKIAYSLTVNYLNEKFDSLSVLKAFYSAWLGKVAFFIKEASSLSNDEAEAKIKEEAETFRKLKSYLIKIYN
- a CDS encoding glycosyltransferase family 4 protein produces the protein MKRIGIVHYTAPEKEVGGVEVVIDAHARHLSKRGFEVYLIYGKGGGLNYENLVEYEAPLLSPTHPLIEKVQSEILKEQKETLNFKELKNNIKEELFKLISKLNVCIIHNIPSMHFNFAVTAAINELVDELKKVKFIFWLHDSILFRSEFKNEVESFPFTLLHYKNPKVIYVTPTRVRANQFAQLPEKYKIQEIHVISNGVDVEEYVKIDEVTKLLMKKLGLSFEDYILVTPVRVTPRKNIELAIFVVDELKHLMGLSKIVKLLITGPPDHQARKMGIAYWDYLQELIAKRNLQENIIFCHNIIAQRREYENGEIKKWSVADVYNVADLIFIPSKEEGFGLPVIEAGASRKPIFCSRIPPFQELIRDDIEGYMFDLNDDPKSIAFRIYREFLTDKVETNFNNVIKRFSWDNIIEKKIIPIL
- a CDS encoding HAD-IB family phosphatase — encoded protein: MNNLTGVAIIDMDGTILSKRSIDVLCSTLGFTQELKEINKWALKVPAYKVTEQIAKLLAGKRKRELEEIFSSIPLEPNAEQFINYLKNQGFIVAIATDSFQFLGENLAKRLGINKVYGNILEFKRDRATGKVLTKQHCMKIQGCREFAVCKLWYLNKLKRFFNGVSICIGDSDPDLCAFTGANIAIAYKPKSLALKEKAHKIVSSFQEAIKFLEESLVFNRFFKEWE
- the fhcD gene encoding formylmethanofuran--tetrahydromethanopterin N-formyltransferase, with amino-acid sequence MKIGEVEIDDNDFAEAFPMWASRVLITAENEKWALTAAKTATGFASSIIMSPAEAGFEGPIASPNETPDNRPGVYIQVYHRFGSALKLQLISRLGQCVLTCPTTAAFDAMPLAKKRLKVGRAIKLFGDGFEKSDVLAERKIWRIPVMEGEFIIEDRFGVRRCAAGGNFLIMAENRKAALEAAEKAVEAIQKIEGVILPFPGGICRSGSKVGARKYKLPASTNHPYCPALKSLIEDSKVPEGVNSVYEIVFNGVTTKIVKKATAAGIKAAAQVKGVKKISAVNFGGKLGPIQINLKEALESNP